A single window of Streptomyces cathayae DNA harbors:
- a CDS encoding geranylgeranyl reductase family protein, translating to MSSENSSADDARQVWDVVVVGAGPAGASAAYAAAVAGRRVLLLEKADLPRYKTCGGGIIGPSRDSLPPGFELPLKDRVHAVTFSHNGRFTRTRRSRQMLFGLINRPEFDHQLVEHAQKAGAELRTGAAVQRVEQHGSAVPDRRTVALVLQGGETVLARAVVGADGSAGRIGAHVGVKVDQVDLGLEAEIPVPETVAEDWKGRVLIDWGPMPGSYGWVFPKGDTLTVGVISRRGEGAATKRYLEDFIGRLGLAGFEPSISSGHLTRCRAEDSPLSRGRVLVCGDAAGLLEPWTREGISFALRSGRLAGEWAVRIAEAHDAVDTRRQALNYAFAVKAGLGVEMSVGKRMLAAFERRPGVFHAVLTGFRPAWKAFRDITRGATTLGELVRTHPLAHRAMTALDRRPAGGGSDSEGASVSS from the coding sequence GTGAGCAGCGAGAACTCTTCGGCGGACGACGCACGGCAGGTATGGGACGTCGTCGTGGTGGGCGCGGGACCCGCGGGGGCCTCGGCCGCCTACGCGGCGGCGGTCGCGGGGCGGCGCGTGCTGCTGCTGGAGAAGGCGGACCTGCCGCGCTACAAGACCTGCGGCGGCGGCATCATCGGCCCCTCGCGCGACTCGCTGCCCCCCGGCTTCGAACTTCCGCTGAAGGACCGCGTGCACGCGGTGACGTTCTCCCACAACGGCCGCTTCACCCGCACCCGCCGGTCGAGGCAGATGCTGTTCGGACTGATCAACCGGCCCGAGTTCGACCACCAGCTGGTGGAGCACGCGCAGAAGGCTGGCGCCGAACTGCGGACCGGCGCCGCCGTGCAGCGGGTCGAGCAGCACGGCTCGGCCGTGCCGGACCGCCGCACGGTCGCCCTCGTCCTGCAGGGCGGTGAGACCGTGCTCGCGCGGGCCGTGGTCGGCGCGGACGGCAGCGCCGGCCGGATAGGAGCGCACGTCGGGGTCAAGGTCGACCAGGTCGACCTGGGGCTCGAGGCGGAGATCCCGGTGCCGGAGACCGTCGCCGAGGACTGGAAGGGGCGGGTGCTCATCGACTGGGGGCCGATGCCCGGCAGTTACGGGTGGGTCTTCCCCAAGGGGGACACACTGACCGTCGGTGTGATCTCACGGCGAGGCGAAGGCGCCGCGACCAAGCGGTACTTGGAGGACTTCATCGGACGGCTCGGCCTCGCCGGCTTCGAACCGAGTATCTCCTCCGGCCACTTGACCCGCTGCCGCGCCGAGGACTCGCCGCTCTCACGCGGCCGGGTACTCGTCTGCGGGGACGCCGCCGGACTGCTGGAACCCTGGACCCGTGAGGGCATCTCCTTCGCGCTGCGCTCGGGCCGGCTGGCGGGGGAGTGGGCGGTGCGTATCGCCGAGGCGCACGACGCCGTGGACACGCGCCGACAGGCGCTGAACTACGCCTTCGCGGTCAAGGCGGGACTCGGAGTCGAGATGAGCGTCGGCAAGCGGATGCTGGCCGCGTTCGAACGGCGTCCCGGGGTGTTCCACGCCGTCCTCACCGGCTTTCGCCCCGCCTGGAAGGCGTTCCGGGACATCACGCGCGGGGCGACGACACTGGGCGAGCTGGTCCGCACCCATCCGCTGGCCCACCGCGCCATGACCGCGCTGGACCGGCGTCCCGCGGGCGGCGGGTCCGACTCCGAGGGCGCGTCCGTCAGTTCGTGA
- a CDS encoding nitroreductase/quinone reductase family protein: MASSTPYYRKSSPVAVRLNSVIGWLARHGVSLAGTAEMSVRGRKSGRMQRIPVNPHIWEGTQYLVSARGHSQWVRNMRAAGGGELRVGRKVRSFTAVELPDEEKLPILRTYLKKWGWEVNQYFQGVTAESSDEEIVASAPDHPVFRITVTN, encoded by the coding sequence ATGGCGTCGTCAACGCCCTACTACCGCAAGAGCAGTCCCGTGGCTGTCCGGCTCAACAGCGTCATCGGCTGGCTGGCCCGGCACGGGGTCAGCCTCGCCGGCACCGCCGAGATGTCCGTCCGCGGCCGCAAGAGCGGCCGGATGCAGCGCATCCCGGTCAACCCGCACATCTGGGAGGGCACGCAGTACCTGGTCTCGGCGCGCGGCCACTCCCAGTGGGTACGCAACATGCGCGCTGCCGGGGGCGGGGAACTGCGCGTCGGGCGCAAGGTCCGCTCCTTCACCGCGGTGGAGCTTCCCGACGAGGAGAAGCTCCCGATCCTGCGGACCTACCTGAAGAAGTGGGGCTGGGAGGTGAACCAGTACTTCCAGGGGGTCACCGCCGAGTCCTCCGACGAGGAGATCGTCGCGTCCGCCCCCGACCACCCGGTCTTCCGGATCACGGTCACGAACTGA
- a CDS encoding TetR/AcrR family transcriptional regulator, with protein sequence MSSTAHGARARARLEVTAAIKEAARSQLAAEGAAKLSLRAVARELGMASSAMYRYFPSRDDLLTALIIDAYDSLGDAVEAAHDAVADTAPARRWTAVCEGARDWALGRPHEYALIYGSPVPGYSAPETTVPAAARLGFLMMDILRDAQRDSALAKPPLPAGLRPEAERMAADLAPDLPPEVVAAMVAAWAELYGLIGFEVFGQFHRVVEDRETFFRHAVGRLAHSVGLPASA encoded by the coding sequence ATGAGCAGCACTGCACACGGCGCCCGTGCCCGAGCGAGGCTCGAAGTCACCGCGGCCATCAAGGAGGCGGCCCGCAGTCAGCTCGCGGCGGAAGGCGCCGCCAAGCTCTCACTGCGGGCCGTGGCCCGCGAGCTCGGTATGGCCTCCTCCGCGATGTACCGGTACTTCCCGAGCCGCGACGACCTGCTGACCGCGCTCATCATCGACGCCTACGACTCCCTCGGTGACGCTGTGGAAGCAGCCCACGACGCGGTCGCCGACACCGCGCCGGCCCGGCGCTGGACCGCGGTCTGCGAGGGTGCGCGTGACTGGGCGCTCGGGCGCCCGCACGAGTACGCGCTGATCTACGGGTCGCCGGTGCCCGGATACAGCGCGCCGGAGACCACCGTCCCGGCCGCCGCCCGCCTGGGCTTCCTGATGATGGACATCCTGCGGGACGCGCAGCGCGACTCCGCCCTGGCGAAACCCCCGCTTCCGGCCGGGCTGCGGCCGGAAGCCGAGCGGATGGCCGCCGACCTCGCGCCGGACCTCCCCCCGGAGGTGGTGGCGGCGATGGTGGCGGCCTGGGCCGAGCTGTACGGACTGATCGGGTTCGAGGTGTTCGGGCAGTTCCACCGGGTCGTGGAGGACCGCGAGACGTTCTTCCGGCACGCGGTGGGCCGGCTCGCCCACTCCGTGGGGCTGCCGGCATCGGCGTAG
- a CDS encoding DUF6332 family protein, with translation MLTGWWRLRAPFSLPGTVEGLPLRAGPVLASVLSLVRVVGALPRFRTTAQLSPAGPAAPGPTR, from the coding sequence GTGCTCACGGGGTGGTGGCGGCTCCGCGCTCCCTTCAGTCTCCCGGGCACCGTCGAAGGTCTCCCGCTCCGGGCCGGGCCGGTGCTCGCGTCAGTTCTCTCCCTCGTCCGTGTGGTCGGTGCGCTGCCGCGGTTCCGGACGACTGCTCAGCTCAGCCCAGCCGGCCCGGCCGCACCAGGCCCGACTCGTTGA
- a CDS encoding class F sortase, producing MATRPLSPDHTDPTPARRRLRALMTAIFWGTAALVLAVSLLGGGEEPPADARGSHSPPAASAVMSPSASPSASGSAAAGPATKQLPRSAPTRIRIPDIDVDAPFTDLAIRASGQLDAPPADDINLVGWFAGGVSPGERGTAIIAGHVDTKTSPAVFARLSELEKGDRFKVERADGRDATFVIDHAESFPKKDFPDDRVYADADDAQVRLITCSGAYDRVAKDYTENLVVFAHLV from the coding sequence ATGGCAACCCGCCCCCTTTCCCCCGACCACACCGATCCGACTCCGGCGAGGCGAAGACTGCGCGCCCTCATGACGGCGATCTTCTGGGGTACGGCGGCCCTGGTGCTGGCGGTGAGCCTGCTCGGCGGCGGGGAGGAGCCCCCCGCCGACGCCCGCGGCTCGCACTCTCCCCCCGCGGCCTCCGCAGTGATGTCCCCCTCGGCGTCCCCTTCGGCCTCCGGTTCCGCCGCGGCCGGGCCGGCGACCAAGCAGCTGCCGCGGTCCGCCCCGACCCGGATCCGCATCCCCGACATCGACGTCGACGCGCCCTTCACCGATCTCGCCATCAGAGCCTCGGGCCAGCTCGACGCACCGCCGGCGGACGACATCAACCTGGTCGGCTGGTTCGCCGGCGGAGTGTCGCCGGGGGAGCGCGGAACGGCGATCATCGCCGGGCACGTGGACACGAAGACCTCGCCGGCCGTGTTCGCCCGGCTCTCCGAACTCGAGAAGGGCGACCGGTTCAAGGTGGAGCGGGCCGACGGGCGGGACGCGACGTTCGTGATCGACCACGCGGAGTCGTTCCCCAAGAAGGACTTCCCCGACGATCGGGTCTACGCCGACGCGGACGACGCCCAGGTCCGGCTCATCACCTGCTCCGGAGCCTACGACCGTGTGGCCAAGGACTACACCGAGAATCTGGTGGTCTTCGCCCACCTGGTCTGA
- a CDS encoding cellulase family glycosylhydrolase, whose product MRTRTAHLPPPPSTAPRAAGLIAALLGLLLPLLALGTPAHAAPTGFRVENGRLLEASGNDFVMRGVNHAHTWYTDRISSLAHIKAKGANTVRVVLSSGDRWTADDTADVAAVVARCKQNRLICVLEVHDTTGYGEQSGAVTLSRAADYWIGVRSALTGQEDHVIVNIGNEPYGNTGYTNWTADTKAAIRKLRDAGFDHTLMVDAPNWGQDWAFTMRDNAASVFAADPDANTVFSIHMYGVFDTAAEISDYLGRFVAARLPLVVGEFGHDHSDGDPDEDTILAVTRQLGLGYLGWSWSGNGGGVEYLDMVADFDPDRLTGWGERLFDGANGIAATSEEAAVYSSGPGGDTTAPTTPGTPAVSSVTSSSATLSWTAATDANGVTGYDVVRIDGGDETVVTTTAGTSATLTGLSPATSYTFAVYARDAAGNRSQRSATVTATTSSGGSQGACAVGYRVTNEWPGGFQGEVTIRNTGSSAVDGWTLNWTFPGAQRITHMWGGTPLQTGSEVSVASVPYTAAIPAAGSVTLGFTATMTDRDPSPSAFTLNGSACSVA is encoded by the coding sequence ATGAGAACCCGCACTGCCCACCTGCCCCCTCCCCCGTCCACCGCCCCCCGCGCGGCCGGTCTGATCGCCGCCCTCCTGGGTCTTCTCCTCCCCCTGCTCGCCCTCGGCACCCCGGCCCACGCGGCCCCCACCGGCTTCCGCGTCGAGAACGGCCGGCTGCTGGAAGCCTCCGGGAACGACTTCGTGATGCGCGGCGTCAACCACGCCCACACCTGGTACACGGACCGGATCAGCTCTCTCGCACACATCAAGGCCAAGGGTGCCAACACCGTGCGCGTGGTTCTCTCCAGCGGCGACCGGTGGACCGCCGACGACACCGCCGACGTGGCCGCCGTCGTGGCGCGGTGCAAGCAGAACCGGCTGATCTGCGTCCTCGAGGTGCACGACACCACGGGCTACGGCGAGCAGAGCGGAGCGGTGACGCTCTCCCGCGCCGCCGACTACTGGATCGGTGTGCGGAGCGCGCTGACCGGTCAGGAGGACCATGTCATCGTCAACATCGGCAACGAGCCCTACGGCAACACCGGTTACACGAACTGGACGGCCGACACCAAGGCCGCGATCCGCAAGCTGCGCGACGCCGGGTTCGACCACACGCTGATGGTCGACGCCCCCAACTGGGGCCAGGACTGGGCGTTCACCATGCGTGACAACGCCGCCTCGGTGTTCGCCGCCGACCCGGACGCCAACACGGTGTTCTCCATCCACATGTACGGCGTCTTCGACACCGCGGCCGAGATCAGCGACTACCTGGGCCGTTTCGTCGCCGCACGGCTGCCCCTCGTCGTGGGCGAGTTCGGACACGACCACTCCGACGGCGACCCCGACGAGGACACCATTCTGGCCGTCACCCGGCAGCTCGGGCTCGGTTACCTCGGCTGGTCCTGGAGCGGCAACGGCGGCGGAGTCGAGTACCTGGACATGGTCGCGGACTTCGACCCGGACCGGCTGACCGGCTGGGGTGAGCGTCTCTTCGACGGCGCGAACGGAATCGCGGCCACCTCCGAGGAGGCCGCGGTCTACTCCTCCGGCCCGGGCGGTGACACCACGGCCCCGACGACCCCCGGCACACCGGCCGTCTCCTCGGTGACCTCGTCGTCCGCCACGCTCTCCTGGACTGCGGCCACCGACGCGAACGGAGTGACGGGCTACGACGTCGTCCGGATCGACGGCGGTGACGAGACGGTCGTCACCACCACCGCCGGCACCTCCGCGACCCTCACCGGCCTCTCCCCCGCCACCTCCTACACCTTCGCCGTGTACGCCCGCGACGCGGCCGGCAACCGCTCACAGCGTTCCGCCACGGTGACCGCCACCACGTCCTCCGGCGGCAGCCAGGGCGCCTGCGCGGTCGGGTACCGGGTGACGAACGAATGGCCCGGCGGCTTCCAGGGCGAGGTCACCATCCGCAACACCGGCAGCTCGGCGGTCGACGGCTGGACGCTGAACTGGACCTTCCCGGGCGCCCAGCGCATCACCCACATGTGGGGCGGCACCCCGCTCCAGACCGGTTCCGAGGTCAGTGTCGCCTCGGTCCCCTACACCGCGGCGATCCCCGCGGCCGGCTCCGTCACCCTCGGCTTCACGGCCACCATGACGGACCGTGATCCGAGTCCCTCGGCGTTCACTCTCAACGGGTCCGCCTGCTCCGTGGCCTGA
- a CDS encoding GDSL-type esterase/lipase family protein, with translation MRVADRLSLRALLVLTALLLPLGLALGPLAPRAAAAPNADPVRIMPLGDSITGSPGCWRALLWNRLQDAGHTDIDFVGTLPGQGCGLAYDGDNEGHGGELVTDVADRDLLPGRLAATRPDIVVLHFGTNDVWSGVSPDRILAAYTKLVAQMRAADPDTRLLVARIIPMNPASCTGCARRVVDLNALIPGWAEATSTSRSPVTVVDQWTGFDTATDTYDGVHPNDSGNQKIAARWYPALSELLDRGVPGDPGDPGTGEPACTASFRAVSSWQGGYQAEVTVRNTSAVPLSGWTATVAPADGARLTQVWNGTLGTAADGTVTVTDAGWNGALAPGASTAFGFLAHTPATSGAPAATLGCTATS, from the coding sequence ATGCGCGTCGCCGACCGCTTGTCGCTACGGGCCCTGCTCGTCCTGACCGCCCTGCTCCTCCCGCTCGGCCTCGCTCTCGGCCCTCTCGCGCCACGCGCGGCGGCCGCGCCGAACGCGGATCCCGTCCGCATCATGCCGCTGGGCGACTCGATCACCGGCTCACCCGGCTGCTGGCGGGCCCTGCTGTGGAACCGGTTGCAGGACGCCGGCCACACGGACATCGACTTCGTCGGCACCCTGCCCGGCCAGGGCTGCGGCCTGGCGTACGACGGCGACAACGAGGGCCACGGCGGCGAACTGGTGACCGACGTCGCGGACCGGGACCTGCTGCCCGGACGACTGGCGGCGACCCGGCCGGACATCGTTGTCCTGCATTTCGGCACGAACGACGTCTGGAGCGGCGTCTCCCCCGACCGCATCCTCGCCGCCTACACCAAGCTGGTGGCCCAGATGCGCGCGGCCGATCCCGACACGCGGCTCCTGGTGGCCAGGATCATCCCGATGAACCCCGCGAGCTGCACCGGCTGCGCCCGGCGCGTCGTCGACCTCAACGCCCTGATCCCCGGGTGGGCCGAGGCGACGAGCACCAGCCGCTCCCCGGTGACCGTGGTCGACCAGTGGACGGGCTTCGACACCGCCACCGACACCTACGACGGCGTGCACCCGAACGACTCCGGCAACCAGAAGATCGCCGCCCGCTGGTACCCGGCCCTGTCCGAACTCCTCGACCGGGGTGTCCCGGGCGATCCCGGCGACCCCGGTACCGGCGAACCCGCCTGCACCGCGTCGTTCCGGGCCGTCTCGTCCTGGCAGGGCGGCTACCAGGCCGAGGTGACGGTACGGAACACCTCCGCCGTACCCCTCTCCGGCTGGACCGCGACGGTCGCACCGGCCGACGGCGCTCGACTGACGCAGGTGTGGAACGGCACGCTCGGCACCGCCGCCGACGGCACGGTGACCGTCACCGACGCGGGCTGGAACGGCGCCCTGGCTCCCGGCGCGAGCACCGCCTTCGGCTTCCTCGCCCACACCCCGGCAACGTCCGGCGCCCCGGCGGCGACTCTCGGCTGCACGGCCACCTCCTGA
- a CDS encoding tripartite tricarboxylate transporter permease — translation MNALNSLLDGFGTALTPINLLWAAIGVLLGTAIGVLPGIGPAMAVALLLPVTYGLDPIAAFIMFAGIYYGAMFGGSTTSILLNTPGESAAVVAAMEGNPMAKSGRGAQALAAAAIGHFTGGMVGTILLVVLAPAVAELAVDIGAPDYFAIMVLAFIAVTSVLGSSRIRGLASLLIGLTIGLVGLDQMTGQQRLTFGALQLADGVDVVIVAVGLFAIGEALWVAAHLRRRPPEPIPVGRPWLGRGDVRRTWKSWARGPFIGFPFGAIPAGGAEIPTFLSYVTEKRLSKHQDEWGKGAIEGVAGPESAASASAAGTLVSMLTLGLPTTAVAAVMLAAFQQYGIQPGPLLFEREPELVWGLIASLFVGMVLLLALNLPLAPVWAKLLRIPRPYLYAGILFFAAIGAYAVGGEVIDLVILLIIGLIGFGMRRYGLPVLPAIIAVILGPAAEQQLRRALQISDGNVRGLVDTPFSVTVYAVVALLLAWPLLRKVVLRRRVGS, via the coding sequence GTGAACGCCCTCAACTCCCTTCTGGACGGCTTCGGTACGGCTCTGACCCCGATCAACCTGCTGTGGGCCGCGATCGGTGTGCTGCTGGGCACCGCGATCGGCGTACTGCCCGGTATCGGCCCGGCGATGGCGGTGGCGCTGTTGCTGCCGGTGACGTACGGGCTCGATCCGATCGCCGCGTTCATCATGTTCGCGGGGATCTACTACGGCGCGATGTTCGGCGGTTCGACGACCTCGATCCTGTTGAACACACCGGGGGAGAGCGCCGCCGTGGTCGCGGCCATGGAGGGCAACCCCATGGCCAAGTCGGGTCGTGGCGCGCAGGCACTGGCCGCCGCCGCGATCGGTCACTTCACGGGTGGCATGGTCGGCACGATCCTGCTGGTCGTGCTGGCACCGGCGGTCGCCGAACTCGCCGTGGACATCGGCGCGCCGGACTACTTCGCCATCATGGTGCTGGCGTTCATCGCCGTGACGTCGGTGCTGGGTTCGTCGCGGATCCGGGGTCTGGCCTCGCTGCTGATCGGCCTGACGATCGGTCTGGTGGGACTGGACCAGATGACCGGCCAGCAGCGGCTGACCTTCGGTGCCCTCCAACTGGCCGACGGCGTCGATGTAGTGATCGTCGCGGTGGGCCTGTTCGCCATCGGCGAGGCACTGTGGGTCGCCGCGCACCTGCGGCGCAGGCCGCCCGAGCCGATCCCGGTGGGCCGGCCGTGGCTGGGCCGCGGCGACGTGCGGCGCACGTGGAAGTCCTGGGCGCGCGGCCCGTTCATCGGCTTCCCCTTCGGGGCGATCCCGGCGGGCGGCGCGGAGATCCCGACGTTCCTGTCGTACGTCACGGAGAAACGGCTGTCCAAGCACCAGGACGAGTGGGGCAAGGGCGCCATCGAGGGCGTGGCGGGACCGGAGTCGGCGGCGTCGGCCTCGGCGGCGGGCACGCTGGTGTCCATGCTGACGCTCGGCCTGCCGACCACGGCCGTCGCGGCGGTGATGCTGGCCGCCTTCCAGCAGTACGGCATCCAGCCGGGCCCGCTGCTCTTCGAACGTGAGCCCGAGCTGGTGTGGGGCCTGATCGCCTCCCTGTTCGTCGGCATGGTGCTGCTGCTCGCCCTCAACCTCCCGCTGGCGCCGGTGTGGGCGAAGCTGCTGCGCATCCCGCGGCCGTACCTGTACGCCGGGATCCTGTTCTTCGCGGCGATCGGCGCGTACGCGGTCGGCGGCGAGGTGATCGACCTGGTGATTCTGCTGATCATCGGTCTGATCGGCTTCGGGATGCGGCGGTACGGCCTGCCGGTGCTGCCCGCCATCATCGCCGTCATCCTCGGCCCGGCCGCCGAGCAGCAGCTCCGCCGCGCGCTGCAGATCAGTGACGGCAACGTACGGGGCCTGGTCGATACGCCCTTCTCCGTGACCGTGTACGCGGTCGTCGCGCTGCTGCTGGCCTGGCCGCTGCTGAGGAAGGTGGTGCTCCGCAGGCGCGTCGGGTCCTGA
- a CDS encoding tripartite tricarboxylate transporter TctB family protein, protein MTAPTTDLSPAPAPGRRSWLRDHSELGVCALLSALGVLVLTDALTMDVDITQRGPVGPRTVPVVVGAGLLLVAALLAVDVLRGGRGQAETGEDVDLSEPADWRTVLLLAGVFLGSAVLIEPLGFPVAGALLFWGAAFALGSRRFDRDPLIAAVVSLVAHTVFDNLLGVPLPGGPLMGVL, encoded by the coding sequence GTGACCGCACCGACCACCGACCTGTCCCCCGCACCCGCCCCCGGACGGCGCTCCTGGCTGCGCGACCACTCGGAACTCGGCGTCTGCGCCCTGCTGTCGGCGCTCGGCGTCCTCGTCCTCACCGACGCCCTCACCATGGACGTCGACATCACCCAGCGCGGCCCCGTCGGGCCGAGGACGGTACCGGTCGTGGTCGGCGCCGGACTGCTGCTCGTCGCCGCCCTGCTCGCGGTCGACGTCCTGCGCGGCGGCCGGGGTCAGGCCGAGACCGGCGAGGACGTCGACCTGTCCGAACCCGCCGACTGGCGCACGGTGCTGCTGCTCGCCGGGGTGTTCCTCGGCTCGGCCGTCCTCATCGAACCGCTCGGCTTCCCGGTCGCGGGCGCACTGCTCTTCTGGGGGGCGGCCTTCGCCCTCGGCAGCCGCAGATTCGACCGTGATCCGCTGATCGCGGCGGTCGTCTCCCTCGTCGCCCACACCGTGTTCGACAACCTGCTCGGAGTACCGCTGCCCGGTGGTCCGCTGATGGGAGTGCTGTGA
- a CDS encoding Bug family tripartite tricarboxylate transporter substrate binding protein produces MRLRTPLALLGAAVLVLVGPPLLTTGSGTETGTRIPGLRLMVPNTPGGGYDITARTAARNAEDAGLTHNIQVFNLPGAGGTVGLSRLVSEHGNGKLAMSMGLGVVGAVRSNDAPKTLGDTTPIARLTEEQDVVVVAEDSPYRTIDDLIDAWRDAPGRLPVGGGSSPGGPDHLAPMLMARAAGIAPKQVNYIPFDGGGELLASILGNKVGFGVSGVGEYLDQIKAGELRLLAVTGPERVPGLDAPTLQEAGYDVNFTNWRGLVAPPGLTDAERDTLVALAEELHDSDEWRTSLKQNGWDDAFLTGEEFGDFLDAEDKRVVSVLKELGL; encoded by the coding sequence GTGCGCCTGCGCACCCCCCTCGCCCTGCTCGGGGCCGCCGTGCTGGTACTCGTGGGTCCGCCGCTGCTCACGACCGGCAGCGGCACCGAGACCGGCACACGGATCCCGGGCCTGCGCCTCATGGTTCCCAACACGCCCGGCGGCGGCTACGACATCACCGCCCGTACGGCCGCGAGGAACGCCGAGGACGCCGGGCTCACCCACAACATCCAGGTGTTCAACCTGCCCGGCGCCGGCGGCACCGTCGGCCTCAGCAGGCTGGTGAGCGAACACGGCAACGGCAAGCTCGCCATGTCGATGGGCCTCGGTGTCGTCGGCGCCGTCCGGTCCAACGACGCGCCGAAGACCCTCGGCGACACCACCCCGATCGCCCGGCTCACCGAGGAGCAGGACGTCGTCGTGGTCGCCGAGGACTCCCCGTACCGAACGATCGACGACCTGATCGACGCCTGGAGGGACGCCCCCGGCAGGCTCCCGGTGGGCGGCGGTTCCTCCCCCGGCGGACCCGACCACCTCGCGCCGATGCTGATGGCGCGGGCCGCCGGGATCGCTCCGAAGCAGGTCAACTACATCCCCTTCGACGGCGGCGGCGAACTGCTCGCCTCGATCCTCGGCAACAAGGTCGGGTTCGGCGTGTCCGGTGTCGGTGAGTATCTCGACCAGATCAAGGCGGGTGAGCTGCGCCTGCTCGCGGTCACCGGACCGGAGCGGGTCCCCGGACTCGACGCGCCCACGCTGCAGGAGGCGGGCTACGACGTGAACTTCACCAACTGGCGCGGCCTCGTCGCCCCGCCCGGACTGACCGACGCCGAACGCGACACACTCGTGGCTCTGGCCGAGGAGTTGCACGACTCGGACGAATGGCGCACGTCCCTGAAGCAGAACGGCTGGGACGACGCCTTCCTGACGGGTGAGGAGTTCGGTGACTTCCTGGACGCCGAGGACAAGCGCGTGGTGTCCGTCCTGAAGGAGCTCGGACTGTGA
- a CDS encoding response regulator, protein MTSTHGEHAGPARADAIDVLVVDDDFMVARVHRAFVDRLEAFRVVGVAGTGEQAVAAVDELRPGLVLLDLYLPDLFGLEVIPRLRSAGHDCDVMVVSAAREAETVRGAVRHGVVDYLLKPFEFEDLRVRLERYAGRRGRLLGTVVRGQADVDRVLAGAAAPVVASAAPVLPKGMSVETAELVERTLREADGTLSATECAALTGVSRVSARRYLEHFHTVGTAEVSLRYGVAGRPERRYRFVGRPPRQAGRRAGEVRPWGGARL, encoded by the coding sequence ATGACCAGTACGCACGGTGAGCACGCCGGGCCCGCCCGCGCCGACGCCATCGACGTGCTGGTGGTCGACGACGACTTCATGGTGGCCCGTGTACACCGCGCCTTCGTCGACCGCCTCGAGGCGTTCCGGGTGGTCGGCGTCGCCGGCACCGGTGAGCAGGCCGTCGCCGCGGTGGACGAACTCCGTCCCGGTCTGGTGCTGCTCGACCTGTACCTGCCGGACCTGTTCGGCCTCGAGGTGATCCCCCGGCTGCGCAGCGCGGGGCACGACTGCGACGTGATGGTCGTCAGCGCCGCACGGGAGGCGGAGACGGTGCGCGGGGCGGTCCGGCACGGGGTCGTCGACTATCTGCTCAAGCCGTTCGAGTTCGAGGACCTGCGGGTCAGACTGGAGCGGTACGCCGGCCGGCGCGGTCGGCTGCTGGGCACGGTCGTGCGTGGCCAGGCCGACGTGGACCGGGTGCTGGCCGGAGCGGCGGCGCCGGTCGTGGCGTCCGCGGCTCCGGTGCTGCCCAAGGGCATGAGCGTGGAGACCGCCGAACTGGTCGAACGCACCCTGCGCGAGGCCGACGGCACGCTGTCGGCCACCGAGTGCGCCGCCCTCACCGGCGTCTCCAGGGTCAGCGCCCGCCGCTACCTGGAACACTTCCACACCGTCGGCACGGCCGAGGTCTCGCTGCGGTACGGGGTCGCGGGACGGCCGGAACGCCGCTACCGGTTCGTCGGACGGCCCCCGCGGCAGGCCGGCCGGCGGGCCGGCGAGGTCCGCCCGTGGGGCGGGGCACGGCTCTAG
- a CDS encoding phosphatase PAP2 family protein → MSEPTTTDQGGARPLTAPARPADGLRRVASAVLGDLRAVDGALYAAVAATPTPTLDRALRRLSHAADHSKISFAIAGALALGGSQQRRAALVGVGAIAVASASANLLGKRLVRRDRPDREAARVTVDRHVPMPTSASFPSGHTASAVAFATAVGTVLPAASGPLGALAGAVGYSRIHTGVHYPGDVAAGAVLGIVSAATALALASARLPASYGSRKPRPPRTR, encoded by the coding sequence ATGAGCGAGCCGACCACCACCGACCAGGGCGGTGCCCGTCCGCTCACCGCACCCGCCCGGCCCGCCGACGGACTCCGCCGGGTGGCGTCCGCCGTCCTCGGCGATCTCAGGGCCGTGGACGGCGCCCTGTACGCGGCGGTGGCGGCCACTCCCACCCCCACCCTCGACCGGGCCCTGCGCCGCCTCTCGCACGCGGCCGACCATTCGAAGATCTCGTTCGCCATCGCCGGTGCCCTCGCTCTGGGCGGGTCGCAGCAGCGCCGGGCCGCGCTCGTCGGAGTGGGGGCCATAGCCGTGGCGTCGGCGTCGGCCAATCTGCTCGGCAAGCGTCTGGTCCGCAGGGACCGGCCGGACCGGGAGGCGGCCCGGGTGACCGTGGACCGGCATGTCCCGATGCCCACCTCGGCTTCCTTCCCCTCCGGGCACACCGCCTCGGCGGTCGCCTTCGCCACCGCCGTCGGTACGGTCCTGCCCGCGGCCTCCGGCCCGCTCGGCGCACTGGCCGGCGCGGTGGGCTACTCACGCATCCATACGGGCGTGCACTACCCGGGAGACGTCGCCGCCGGTGCGGTTCTCGGCATCGTGAGCGCGGCCACCGCCCTCGCCTTGGCGTCCGCCCGCCTCCCCGCCTCGTACGGGAGCAGAAAGCCACGCCCGCCCCGGACCCGTTGA